One window from the genome of Salvia splendens isolate huo1 chromosome 9, SspV2, whole genome shotgun sequence encodes:
- the LOC121748313 gene encoding bidirectional sugar transporter SWEET5-like isoform X1 produces the protein MAMDPDALRTLVGVMGNVISFFLFLSPVPTFMKIWQDKSVQHFKPHPYLVTVLNCALWCLYGTPAVHPDSLLVITINGIGLVIEFIYVGIFFIYSNTWPKRKTIIMCLVGEAIFFMVVVFITFFFLHGTTNRSMLVGLICIVMNIGMYTAPLTVMKRVIKTKSVKYLPFYLSLANFANGTVWSIYALVKFDSYILIPNGLGTISGLVQLGLYAFYYKSTNWDEDDSVHQPETELHNKA, from the exons ATGGCTATGGATCCAGATGCCTTGAGAACCCTTGTTGGGGTCATGG GAAACGTGATCTCCTTCTTCCTATTCCTCTCCCCCGT CCCAACATTCATGAAGATATGGCAAGATAAATCAGTACAACATTTCAAACCACACCCTTATCTTGTGACGGTGCTCAACTGCGCATTGTGGTGCTTGTATGGCACGCCCGCCGTGCATCCCGACAGCCTCCTCGTTATCACCATCAACGGCATCGGGCTTGTCATTGAATTCATCTATGTCGGCATCTTCTTTATCTACTCCAACACCTGGCCCAAACGC AAAACGATAATCATGTGCCTTGTCGGGGAAGCCATTTTCTTCATGGTCGTCGTCTTCATCACCTTCTTTTTCCTCCATGGAACCACGAATCGGTCCATGCTCGTTGGACTCATTTGCATCGTCATGAACATTGGAATGTACACAGCCCCCCTTACCGTCATG AAACGAGTTATCAAGACCAAGAGTGTGAAGTACTTGCCATTCTACTTATCATTGGCCAACTTTGCCAATGGCACTGTGTGGTCCATCTATGCTCTTGTCAAGTTTGATTCCTACATTTTG ATTCCAAATGGTTTGGGAACAATATCCGGATTGGTGCAGCTGGGCTTGTACGCATTCTACTACAAGTCGACTAACTGGGACGAGGACGACAGCGTTCACCAACCGGAAACAGAGCTCCACAACAAGGCCTAA
- the LOC121748313 gene encoding bidirectional sugar transporter SWEET5-like isoform X2 translates to MKIWQDKSVQHFKPHPYLVTVLNCALWCLYGTPAVHPDSLLVITINGIGLVIEFIYVGIFFIYSNTWPKRKTIIMCLVGEAIFFMVVVFITFFFLHGTTNRSMLVGLICIVMNIGMYTAPLTVMKRVIKTKSVKYLPFYLSLANFANGTVWSIYALVKFDSYILIPNGLGTISGLVQLGLYAFYYKSTNWDEDDSVHQPETELHNKA, encoded by the exons ATGAAGATATGGCAAGATAAATCAGTACAACATTTCAAACCACACCCTTATCTTGTGACGGTGCTCAACTGCGCATTGTGGTGCTTGTATGGCACGCCCGCCGTGCATCCCGACAGCCTCCTCGTTATCACCATCAACGGCATCGGGCTTGTCATTGAATTCATCTATGTCGGCATCTTCTTTATCTACTCCAACACCTGGCCCAAACGC AAAACGATAATCATGTGCCTTGTCGGGGAAGCCATTTTCTTCATGGTCGTCGTCTTCATCACCTTCTTTTTCCTCCATGGAACCACGAATCGGTCCATGCTCGTTGGACTCATTTGCATCGTCATGAACATTGGAATGTACACAGCCCCCCTTACCGTCATG AAACGAGTTATCAAGACCAAGAGTGTGAAGTACTTGCCATTCTACTTATCATTGGCCAACTTTGCCAATGGCACTGTGTGGTCCATCTATGCTCTTGTCAAGTTTGATTCCTACATTTTG ATTCCAAATGGTTTGGGAACAATATCCGGATTGGTGCAGCTGGGCTTGTACGCATTCTACTACAAGTCGACTAACTGGGACGAGGACGACAGCGTTCACCAACCGGAAACAGAGCTCCACAACAAGGCCTAA